A single genomic interval of Miscanthus floridulus cultivar M001 unplaced genomic scaffold, ASM1932011v1 os_2217_2_3, whole genome shotgun sequence harbors:
- the LOC136534714 gene encoding uncharacterized protein: MADDSGSVRMAIGTAVGGASIALLAGASCWLGMKAYRDGRFSRGWRRVRVWELGGVTTLEQTLAYDCAMCGHSLDQREEVRTLSCGHVFHLRKGPKCGSNIDDWLRENRMRCPACCKPVHPVLPWKAPPTSAPPPAPVPLPAQSAPSSSTSDLEAQEPRRMELEQGPPRRLALDQGRPRYPPSMWLQDALLYGSPSQ; encoded by the coding sequence atggccgacgacagcGGCAGCGTCAGGATGGCCATCGGCACCGCGGTCGGCGGCGCCTCCATCGCCCTCTTGGCCGGCGCGAGCTGCTGGTTGGGCATGAAGGCCTACCGCGATGGCCGGTTCTCGAGAGGATGGCGGCGGGTGCGCGTCTGGGAGCTCGGCGGCGTCACCACCCTGGAGCAGACGCTGGCCTACGACTGCGCCATGTGCGGCCACAGCTTGGACCAGCGGGAGGAGGTCCGCACGCTCTCCTGCGGCCACGTGTTCCACCTGCGTAAGGGTCCCAAGTGCGGGAGCAACATCGACGACTGGCTCCGCGAGAACCGCATGCGCTGCCCGGCCTGCTGTAAGCCCGTCCACCCCGTGTTGCCGTGGAAGGCGCCGCCGACATCGGCGCCACCGCCCGCGCCCGTGCCACTGCCAGCGCAgtcggcgccgtcgtcgtcgactTCGGATTTGGAGGCTCAGGAGCCGCGGCGGATGGAGTTAGAGCAGGGGCCACCGCGGCGGCTGGCGTTGGACCAGGGGCGACCGCGGTATCCGCCGTCGATGTGGTTACAGGATGCGCTACTGTACGGGTCGCCGTCGCAGTAA